A single region of the Biomaibacter acetigenes genome encodes:
- a CDS encoding helix-turn-helix domain-containing protein: MRKLFLTPKEIAQLTGLSERTIKGYFYNGELHGIKPHNWKILIPVSEFEQFFKIKLPDDCKITGR; this comes from the coding sequence ATGAGAAAGCTTTTCCTAACGCCGAAGGAAATTGCTCAACTCACCGGATTAAGTGAACGCACTATAAAAGGCTACTTTTACAACGGCGAGCTGCATGGAATTAAACCGCACAACTGGAAGATTTTGATACCCGTTAGCGAATTTGAACAATTTTTCAAGATTAAGCTACCGGATGACTGTAAAATTACTGGCAGGTGA